A stretch of the Filimonas lacunae genome encodes the following:
- the acs gene encoding acetate--CoA ligase, giving the protein MSYPYQIRSMEEYEDTYQQSVKNPENFWANIASNFHWRRRWDKVLEWNFTEPSVKWFSGGKLNITENCIDRHLEKLGNRPAIIWEPNDPDEYHRIITYKDLYLKVCQVANVLKNNGVKKGDRVCIYMGMIPELAISVLACARIGAVHSVIFGGFSAQSIADRLQDAKAEYIITSDGAFRGQKDIPLKSVIDDALVACPFVKKVIVCTRTRTAISMIKGRDVWWEDEIKKIETLGMTDCPAEEMDAEDPLFILYTSGSTGKPKGVVHSCAGYMIYTNYSFINVFQYKPGDIFFCTADIGWITGHSYIVYGPLSAGGTTLMFEGVPTWPDAGRLWDVVDKYRVNILYTAPTAIRSLMGYGLGPLQNKNLSSLKVLGSVGEPINEEAWHWLDEHVGKNKCPIVDTWWQTETGGILISNLAGITPHKPAHATLPLPGVQVLLVDEQGKTVPNSDSAADGVYNAAPQGDGLQSSGNLCIKFPWPSIIRTTYGDHERCRTTYFASYKNLYFTGDGALRDANGNYRITGRVDDVLNVSGHRIGTAEVENAINMHTDVVESAVVGFPHDIKGQGIYAYVVYSGRNPDQVLTRKDIIATVSRIIGPIAKPDKIQFVSSLPKTRSGKIMRRILRKIAEGEMDNLGDTSTLLDPGVVDEIKHGKL; this is encoded by the coding sequence ATGTCATACCCGTATCAGATTCGGTCAATGGAGGAATACGAGGATACCTACCAACAGAGTGTTAAGAACCCTGAAAACTTTTGGGCCAATATAGCCAGTAACTTCCACTGGCGTCGTCGTTGGGATAAAGTGCTGGAATGGAACTTTACCGAGCCTAGTGTAAAGTGGTTTAGCGGTGGCAAACTCAATATCACCGAAAACTGTATAGACAGGCACCTGGAAAAGCTGGGCAACCGCCCTGCTATTATCTGGGAGCCCAATGATCCTGATGAGTATCACCGTATTATCACCTATAAAGATCTATACCTAAAGGTGTGTCAGGTGGCCAATGTACTTAAGAACAATGGTGTTAAAAAAGGTGATCGTGTTTGTATCTATATGGGCATGATACCCGAGCTGGCCATCTCTGTGCTGGCCTGCGCGCGTATTGGCGCTGTTCACTCCGTAATATTTGGTGGCTTCTCTGCACAAAGCATTGCCGACCGTTTACAGGATGCCAAGGCGGAATATATTATTACCAGCGATGGCGCTTTTCGTGGTCAGAAAGATATTCCGCTGAAAAGTGTAATTGATGATGCACTGGTAGCCTGTCCGTTTGTGAAAAAAGTGATCGTATGCACCCGCACCCGCACAGCTATATCTATGATCAAAGGCCGTGACGTGTGGTGGGAAGATGAGATCAAGAAAATTGAAACCCTGGGTATGACGGATTGCCCTGCAGAAGAAATGGATGCAGAAGATCCGTTGTTTATATTATATACTTCCGGCAGCACCGGTAAGCCTAAAGGGGTTGTACATAGCTGTGCAGGTTATATGATCTATACCAACTACAGTTTTATCAACGTGTTTCAATATAAGCCGGGTGACATTTTCTTCTGTACGGCAGATATTGGCTGGATCACCGGCCATAGCTATATCGTATACGGTCCTTTAAGTGCAGGTGGCACCACGCTGATGTTTGAAGGCGTGCCTACCTGGCCCGATGCCGGCAGGTTATGGGATGTGGTAGACAAATACCGCGTAAACATCCTATATACTGCGCCTACCGCTATCAGAAGCCTGATGGGGTACGGCTTAGGCCCTTTACAAAACAAAAACCTTTCTTCCTTAAAAGTACTGGGTTCGGTTGGCGAGCCTATTAACGAAGAAGCCTGGCATTGGCTGGATGAACATGTAGGCAAAAACAAATGTCCTATTGTAGATACCTGGTGGCAAACAGAAACAGGTGGTATTCTTATTTCCAACCTGGCAGGTATTACCCCACATAAACCGGCACACGCTACCTTGCCTTTACCGGGTGTACAGGTGTTGCTGGTAGATGAGCAGGGTAAAACAGTACCTAACAGCGATAGTGCCGCAGACGGCGTTTACAATGCTGCACCACAGGGGGATGGTTTACAAAGCAGTGGCAACCTGTGTATCAAGTTTCCATGGCCTTCTATCATACGTACCACCTACGGGGATCATGAGCGTTGCCGCACTACTTATTTTGCCAGTTACAAAAACCTGTATTTTACAGGGGATGGCGCACTGCGTGATGCCAACGGTAATTACCGCATCACCGGCAGGGTTGATGATGTATTAAATGTAAGTGGTCACCGCATTGGTACTGCTGAGGTGGAGAATGCTATAAACATGCACACCGATGTGGTAGAAAGTGCTGTGGTTGGTTTTCCGCACGATATTAAAGGACAGGGCATTTACGCTTATGTGGTATATAGTGGACGTAACCCCGACCAGGTGTTAACCCGTAAGGATATTATTGCCACCGTTAGCCGTATTATTGGTCCTATTGCCAAGCCCGATAAAATACAGTTTGTGAGCAGCTTACCTAAAACACGAAGTGGTAAAATTATGCGTCGTATTCTGCGGAAGATTGCGGAAGGCGAAATGGATAACCTGGGCGATACCAGCACATTACTGGATCCGGGCGTAGTGGATGAGATAAAGCACGGCAAATTATAA
- a CDS encoding MFS transporter, whose translation MKKSNQNLYSVIGASSLGTLIEWYDFYIFGSLATIISEKFFPSGNPTAAFLSTLATFAAGFIVRPFGALVFGRLGDLVGRKYTFLVTLVIMGGSTFCIGLIPGYATFKAAPVVILLLRLLQGLALGGEYGGAATYVAEHAPENRRGYFTSWIQTTATLGLFVSLLVILGCQTLLSKDDFYNWGWRIPFLLSIALVGVSIIIRLKMQESPLFEKLKAEGKVSANPLKESFGHKANLKMVLLALFGATMGQGVVWYTGQFYAQTFLLKTCNLDATQVNTWMGIALLLATPFFVVFGALSDKIGRKTIMLAGMLIALICYRPIFASLYSYADASHKTEIAGKRLSQTTAHIDASTGDSAVIVSTMHTYTDGSVLTETQKKTFAAGTSRDKAIPQVKKSMLLGHMYGSRVVGFIFVLVLFVTMVYGPIAAFLVELFPTHIRYTSMSLPYHIGNGVFGGLVPFIGTLMYEYSKTPANPSGDVLAGLWYPIGIAAACFIIGALYVSTKHQKH comes from the coding sequence ATGAAAAAAAGCAACCAGAACCTTTACAGCGTGATTGGGGCATCCTCGCTGGGTACTCTTATTGAATGGTACGACTTCTACATTTTTGGTAGCCTGGCTACTATTATTTCTGAAAAGTTTTTTCCCTCTGGTAATCCTACTGCCGCCTTTTTAAGCACCCTGGCCACCTTTGCCGCCGGTTTTATTGTGCGGCCATTTGGTGCATTGGTGTTTGGCCGTCTGGGCGACCTGGTTGGGCGTAAATACACCTTCCTGGTTACTTTGGTAATTATGGGAGGCAGCACTTTTTGCATAGGCCTTATTCCCGGGTACGCCACCTTTAAGGCCGCACCCGTAGTGATATTATTACTACGCTTACTGCAAGGCCTGGCACTGGGCGGCGAGTATGGCGGCGCTGCTACCTATGTGGCAGAACATGCACCAGAAAACAGGCGCGGCTATTTTACCAGCTGGATACAAACCACTGCAACCCTTGGCCTGTTTGTATCGCTACTGGTAATACTTGGCTGTCAGACATTATTAAGCAAAGACGATTTTTATAACTGGGGCTGGCGTATTCCATTTTTACTGAGCATAGCATTGGTAGGCGTGTCTATTATTATACGTCTGAAAATGCAGGAATCGCCGTTATTTGAAAAGCTGAAAGCCGAGGGTAAAGTATCTGCTAATCCCCTCAAAGAAAGCTTTGGCCATAAAGCCAACCTGAAAATGGTGTTGCTGGCATTGTTTGGCGCCACTATGGGACAGGGTGTAGTATGGTATACCGGCCAGTTTTATGCACAAACCTTTTTACTCAAAACCTGTAACCTCGATGCCACCCAAGTAAATACCTGGATGGGCATAGCCCTGTTGCTGGCCACCCCATTTTTTGTAGTATTTGGTGCATTGAGCGATAAAATAGGACGCAAAACGATTATGCTGGCAGGTATGCTGATAGCGTTGATCTGCTATCGCCCCATTTTTGCCAGCCTGTATAGCTATGCCGATGCCAGCCATAAAACAGAAATCGCCGGTAAACGTCTTTCGCAAACCACTGCCCATATAGATGCGTCCACCGGCGATAGCGCTGTAATAGTAAGCACCATGCATACCTATACCGACGGCAGTGTGCTTACCGAAACGCAGAAGAAAACTTTTGCCGCCGGCACTTCGCGTGACAAGGCCATTCCACAGGTGAAAAAATCAATGTTACTGGGGCATATGTACGGCTCGCGCGTGGTAGGTTTTATTTTTGTGCTGGTGCTGTTTGTTACCATGGTGTATGGCCCAATAGCAGCCTTTCTGGTAGAGCTGTTTCCTACACATATACGTTATACCAGCATGAGCCTGCCTTATCATATAGGTAATGGAGTGTTTGGCGGACTGGTTCCTTTTATAGGCACGTTGATGTATGAATATTCTAAAACACCCGCCAATCCTTCCGGCGATGTGCTGGCCGGCTTATGGTATCCTATTGGCATAGCCGCCGCCTGTTTTATCATAGGCGCATTATATGTAAGCACTAAACACCAAAAGCATTAA
- a CDS encoding DUF6814 family protein, whose product MNLVKRILGIFWLLAGPLAIFLLIWEAWRKIAANPVQDVYLPWIIIITIFTPIAVGLMIFGYYALKGEYDS is encoded by the coding sequence ATGAATCTTGTTAAACGCATTTTAGGAATTTTCTGGCTGCTGGCCGGTCCCCTGGCTATTTTTTTACTCATATGGGAAGCCTGGCGCAAAATTGCCGCCAACCCCGTGCAGGACGTATACCTGCCCTGGATCATTATCATCACCATTTTTACTCCTATAGCCGTTGGGCTAATGATATTCGGGTACTATGCATTGAAAGGCGAATATGATAGCTGA
- the gldA gene encoding gliding motility-associated ABC transporter ATP-binding subunit GldA → MSIAVTQLTKLYGEQKAVNNISFTLGKGEIVGFLGPNGAGKSTTMKMITGYLQPDGGNVTVNGIVVKDNPINIKRKIGYLPESNALYTDMYIREYLAFVAGVHQVPDAKKRVEEVIALTGLTLESKKRIVQLSKGYKQRVGLAAALVHDPEVLILDEPTSGLDPNQIVEIRNVIKEQGIHKTVLFSSHILQEVQAICSRVIIINKGQLVADSPLADLQKGDNNAIKVSFEEALEDEWLRRLPAVNNVNKINTHTWQLQTSDNNAARKQLMELALKENLNITQLQNEGGNLEELFRSLTGDK, encoded by the coding sequence ATGTCAATAGCGGTTACACAACTGACCAAATTATATGGTGAACAGAAAGCGGTAAACAACATTTCGTTTACCCTGGGCAAAGGTGAAATAGTAGGCTTTTTAGGCCCCAATGGCGCAGGCAAAAGCACTACCATGAAAATGATTACCGGCTACCTGCAGCCCGATGGCGGCAATGTAACCGTTAATGGTATTGTGGTAAAGGACAACCCTATTAATATTAAGCGTAAAATAGGTTACCTGCCCGAATCCAATGCACTGTATACAGATATGTACATTCGCGAATACCTGGCTTTTGTGGCAGGTGTGCACCAGGTACCCGATGCTAAAAAACGGGTAGAAGAAGTGATTGCGCTTACCGGGCTTACCCTCGAAAGCAAAAAAAGAATAGTGCAGCTGTCTAAGGGTTACAAGCAACGTGTAGGCCTGGCCGCTGCCCTGGTACACGACCCCGAGGTGCTGATACTGGACGAACCCACCAGCGGTTTAGATCCCAACCAGATAGTAGAAATACGCAACGTAATCAAAGAGCAGGGTATTCATAAAACCGTACTCTTTTCTTCCCATATTTTACAGGAGGTGCAGGCTATTTGTAGTCGTGTTATCATTATTAACAAAGGACAACTGGTAGCCGACAGCCCGCTGGCCGACCTGCAAAAAGGCGACAACAACGCTATAAAGGTTTCTTTTGAAGAAGCCCTGGAAGATGAATGGCTGCGCAGATTACCAGCTGTGAACAACGTGAATAAAATTAACACGCACACCTGGCAGTTACAAACCAGCGACAACAATGCCGCCCGCAAGCAACTGATGGAGCTGGCCCTGAAAGAAAACCTGAATATTACCCAGTTACAAAATGAAGGCGGCAACCTGGAAGAGTTGTTTCGCAGCTTAACAGGCGACAAATAG
- a CDS encoding DUF2461 domain-containing protein — translation MLQASTLQFLKGLKKNNAKEWFDGHRKEYDAAKGDFAALVKEIIEQHGKKDATIAELEAKQCVFRINRDVRFSKDKAPYKSNFGASFKRDGKKSVYAGYYIHVEPGGNSFIGGGLWMPEPDALKKVRQEIDYCLEEFEGIVKSKKFIKVYNGLENADDLKLSRPPKGYELDNPAIEYLKFKSFIASCPVNDEDLLSKGFPKKVLEAFETIQPLLDFINRSVE, via the coding sequence ATGTTACAGGCAAGTACGCTTCAGTTTTTGAAAGGACTGAAAAAGAACAATGCGAAAGAGTGGTTTGACGGACATAGGAAAGAGTATGACGCAGCCAAAGGAGATTTTGCCGCACTGGTAAAAGAGATTATTGAACAGCACGGTAAAAAAGATGCTACCATAGCCGAGCTGGAAGCGAAGCAATGCGTTTTTCGCATTAACCGCGATGTACGTTTTAGTAAAGACAAAGCGCCCTATAAATCAAACTTTGGTGCCAGCTTTAAACGCGACGGCAAAAAGAGTGTATACGCTGGTTATTACATTCATGTAGAACCCGGAGGAAACAGTTTTATTGGTGGTGGCTTATGGATGCCCGAACCGGATGCTTTAAAAAAGGTAAGACAGGAAATTGACTATTGCCTGGAAGAGTTTGAAGGCATAGTAAAAAGCAAGAAGTTTATTAAAGTATATAACGGACTGGAAAACGCAGACGATTTAAAGTTAAGCCGTCCGCCCAAAGGTTATGAATTAGATAACCCGGCTATAGAATACCTGAAATTTAAAAGCTTTATTGCCAGCTGTCCTGTAAACGACGAAGACCTTTTATCCAAAGGCTTTCCAAAGAAAGTATTAGAAGCTTTTGAAACCATACAGCCGTTACTGGATTTTATCAACCGCTCGGTGGAGTAG
- a CDS encoding MmcQ/YjbR family DNA-binding protein — protein MNIEHLRNYALSLPDVSEEFPFGNETLVYKVKGKIFMLCGMDSEPLQFNVKCDPDKALELREQYPAIIPGYHMNKKHWNTVIIDGSLSFALVKEMISDSYQLVWKSLPKKLREG, from the coding sequence ATGAACATTGAACACCTGCGTAATTATGCGTTATCATTGCCGGATGTATCGGAAGAGTTTCCTTTTGGCAATGAAACACTGGTGTATAAAGTGAAGGGAAAAATATTTATGCTTTGCGGAATGGATAGTGAGCCTTTACAGTTTAATGTAAAGTGCGATCCTGATAAGGCATTGGAGCTGCGGGAGCAATACCCGGCCATCATACCGGGCTATCATATGAATAAGAAACACTGGAACACCGTTATTATAGATGGCAGCCTTTCCTTTGCGCTGGTAAAAGAAATGATCAGCGATTCGTACCAGCTGGTGTGGAAAAGCCTGCCTAAAAAACTGCGGGAAGGGTAG
- a CDS encoding aspartate-semialdehyde dehydrogenase, whose amino-acid sequence MKVAVVGATGLVGTKMLQVLAERNFPVTELVPVASERSVGKEVEFKGVKYKIVSMADGIAAKPDVAIFSAGGSTSLEWAPKFAEAGVTVIDNSSAWRMDPTKKLVVPEVNADALTAEDKIIANPNCSTIQMVVALNPLHKKYNIKRVVVSTYQSVTGTGKKAVDQLFNERKGAETEMAYKYQIDLNVIPQIDVFLDNGYTKEEMKMVKETNKILRDDSIRVTATTVRIPVVGGHSESVNVEFSNDFDLEEVKEILRNAPGVVLQDDTTNQVYPMPLWAHEKDEVFVGRLRRDESQPNTLNMWIVSDNLRKGAATNAVQIAEYLQGKGLL is encoded by the coding sequence ATGAAAGTAGCTGTAGTAGGCGCCACCGGTTTAGTAGGCACCAAAATGTTGCAGGTTTTAGCAGAACGTAATTTCCCGGTAACCGAACTGGTTCCAGTAGCCTCAGAAAGATCTGTAGGTAAAGAAGTTGAGTTTAAAGGAGTTAAGTACAAAATCGTAAGCATGGCCGACGGCATCGCCGCTAAGCCTGATGTAGCTATCTTTTCAGCAGGTGGCAGCACTTCCCTGGAGTGGGCTCCTAAATTTGCCGAAGCGGGTGTTACCGTTATCGATAACTCTTCTGCCTGGCGTATGGACCCTACCAAAAAACTGGTAGTGCCTGAAGTAAATGCCGATGCATTAACTGCCGAAGATAAAATCATTGCTAACCCTAACTGCAGCACTATTCAAATGGTGGTGGCCCTGAATCCGCTGCACAAAAAATATAACATCAAACGAGTGGTGGTAAGCACTTACCAGAGTGTAACCGGTACCGGTAAAAAAGCGGTAGACCAGCTGTTTAACGAAAGAAAAGGCGCCGAAACTGAAATGGCGTATAAATATCAGATTGACCTGAACGTAATTCCTCAGATTGATGTGTTCCTGGATAACGGTTACACCAAAGAGGAAATGAAAATGGTAAAAGAAACCAACAAAATTTTACGTGACGATTCTATCCGTGTAACGGCTACTACCGTTCGTATTCCTGTAGTAGGTGGCCATAGCGAAAGCGTAAACGTAGAGTTTAGCAACGACTTTGACCTGGAAGAAGTAAAAGAGATTTTACGCAATGCACCAGGTGTAGTATTGCAGGATGATACTACCAACCAGGTATACCCAATGCCACTGTGGGCGCACGAAAAAGATGAAGTGTTTGTAGGTCGTTTACGTCGTGATGAGTCGCAGCCTAACACCTTAAACATGTGGATTGTGAGCGATAACCTGCGTAAAGGTGCCGCTACCAATGCCGTGCAAATTGCAGAATACCTGCAGGGTAAAGGATTACTCTAG
- a CDS encoding M13 family metallopeptidase, with protein sequence MMKKYIYALSAAGLLAAGLTACSNDKGKTEQHFLEVANIDSSVRPADNFFLYVNGSWIKKAEIPATETGVGSFTDLDKSTREHVKSILEEAAKGTYAKGSVEQLVGDFYAAGMDSATIEKRGYEPVKPLLQQVDKLTDAASIMAFEASMEKDGFGSFLPAYVGPDEKNSSVNTIAFFQGGLGLPDRDYYFKQDPATLKVVAAYKKLITDLFQLTGVDSVTAAKNTETVYGIEKQLAAVHRTNVELRDPQSNYHRFAVAQLQEQQPVIGWKNYLGQLGIKADSVNVGQPAYYTLVNSLLKTVPVEQWKVYLTAHLLQSTAGALSTPFVNASFAYTQALTGAKKIKPRWERMYRSVDGSLGEALGQLYVKKYFTEDAKKRMLELVNNLEKSFDNRIAHLDWMSDSTKQVAKDKLHGFLKKIGFPDKWKDYSKVDVSKDKYFENLVAAARNEHNFQVGQVGKPVDKTLWQMTPPTINAYYNPTINEIVFPAGILQFPFFDPNADDAINYGGIGMVIGHEMTHGFDDQGSQYDKDGNMKDWWNTQDKQKFQEKVKQVINQYNGFTVLDSVHVNGALTTGENMADIGGIAIAWDAFKMTKQGQDTTKIDGFTPAQRFFMSFAQIWRSKYKDETVLQRINTDPHSPAMWRVLGPLMNFTPFYETYNVKEGDKMYKPESERIKIW encoded by the coding sequence ATGATGAAAAAATACATTTATGCATTATCTGCGGCGGGCCTGCTGGCAGCAGGATTAACCGCCTGTAGTAATGATAAAGGCAAAACGGAGCAACATTTTTTAGAAGTAGCTAATATAGATTCATCTGTACGCCCTGCTGATAACTTCTTTTTATATGTAAACGGCAGCTGGATAAAGAAGGCTGAAATACCGGCCACGGAAACGGGCGTAGGTTCTTTTACCGACCTGGATAAAAGCACCCGTGAGCATGTGAAGTCTATACTGGAAGAAGCCGCAAAAGGCACTTATGCCAAAGGTAGTGTAGAGCAACTGGTGGGCGACTTTTATGCCGCCGGTATGGATTCGGCCACTATTGAAAAAAGAGGATACGAGCCCGTGAAGCCCTTGTTACAACAAGTGGACAAATTAACAGATGCCGCTTCTATCATGGCTTTTGAAGCCAGTATGGAAAAAGATGGCTTCGGTTCTTTTTTACCTGCTTATGTAGGTCCTGATGAAAAGAATAGTAGTGTAAATACCATTGCCTTTTTTCAGGGTGGTTTAGGTTTGCCAGACAGGGATTATTATTTCAAACAAGATCCTGCTACCTTGAAAGTAGTAGCTGCTTATAAAAAACTGATCACCGATCTGTTTCAATTAACAGGAGTAGATTCTGTAACCGCTGCTAAAAACACAGAAACGGTATATGGTATTGAAAAGCAACTGGCAGCAGTGCATCGCACCAATGTGGAGTTAAGAGATCCACAAAGCAATTACCACCGTTTTGCTGTTGCACAATTGCAGGAGCAACAACCGGTTATTGGCTGGAAAAACTACTTAGGCCAACTGGGCATTAAAGCCGATTCGGTGAACGTGGGTCAGCCTGCTTATTATACCCTGGTGAACAGCCTGTTAAAAACAGTACCTGTTGAGCAATGGAAAGTATATCTTACTGCACACCTGTTACAATCTACTGCCGGTGCATTAAGCACTCCTTTTGTAAATGCTTCTTTTGCTTATACACAGGCATTAACCGGTGCTAAAAAAATAAAGCCACGTTGGGAAAGAATGTACCGCTCGGTAGATGGTAGCCTGGGCGAAGCTTTAGGCCAGTTATATGTAAAGAAATACTTTACAGAAGACGCTAAAAAGCGTATGCTGGAACTGGTGAACAACCTGGAAAAATCGTTCGACAACCGCATTGCACACCTGGACTGGATGAGCGACAGCACCAAGCAGGTAGCCAAAGACAAGCTGCATGGGTTTTTAAAGAAAATTGGTTTTCCTGATAAATGGAAAGACTATAGCAAAGTGGATGTAAGCAAAGACAAATACTTTGAAAACCTGGTGGCAGCAGCACGCAACGAGCATAACTTCCAGGTGGGTCAGGTGGGTAAGCCGGTAGATAAAACTTTATGGCAAATGACACCTCCTACTATCAATGCTTACTATAACCCTACTATCAACGAAATCGTATTTCCTGCCGGTATTCTGCAGTTTCCTTTCTTCGATCCTAATGCCGATGATGCTATCAACTATGGTGGCATAGGCATGGTAATAGGTCATGAAATGACACATGGCTTTGACGATCAGGGTTCGCAGTATGATAAAGATGGCAATATGAAAGACTGGTGGAATACCCAGGACAAACAAAAGTTCCAGGAAAAAGTGAAGCAGGTGATCAACCAGTATAACGGCTTTACGGTGCTGGACAGCGTGCATGTAAACGGTGCATTAACCACTGGCGAAAACATGGCTGACATTGGCGGTATTGCTATTGCATGGGATGCATTTAAAATGACGAAGCAAGGCCAGGATACTACTAAGATCGATGGCTTTACGCCTGCTCAACGCTTCTTTATGTCGTTTGCCCAAATCTGGCGCAGCAAGTATAAAGATGAAACAGTGTTACAGCGTATTAACACCGATCCGCATTCACCTGCTATGTGGCGTGTGCTGGGGCCGTTAATGAACTTTACGCCTTTCTATGAAACTTATAACGTAAAAGAGGGCGACAAAATGTACAAGCCGGAAAGTGAAAGAATTAAAATCTGGTAG
- a CDS encoding PfkB family carbohydrate kinase, whose protein sequence is MSLIVVGTMAFDDIETPFGKSDKIIGGSATYVAYAASNFVQPIYQVSIVGNDFPQAEMDSLKKRGVALEGVEVVPDKKSFFWSGRYHMDMNTRDSLVTDLNVLADFNPIIPESYQNAEFLMLGNLMPKLQKSVIQQMKKRPKLIVLDTMNFWMDTAMDDLKEVLGMVDVLLINDSEARQLSNEFSLVKAAAKIQAMGPRYLIIKKGEHGALLFHENSVFVAPALPLEEVFDPTGAGDTFAGGFIGHIAKTKDVSFENMKTAIIVGSAMASFCVEKFGTQRLTEISKEDIDARLDAFVQLVNFDIDLVG, encoded by the coding sequence ATGTCTTTAATTGTAGTGGGAACTATGGCGTTCGATGATATAGAAACGCCCTTTGGAAAATCAGATAAAATTATTGGAGGATCAGCTACTTACGTTGCTTACGCAGCCAGCAACTTTGTACAGCCTATATACCAGGTTTCTATTGTAGGAAACGATTTTCCGCAAGCAGAAATGGATTCGCTTAAAAAGCGTGGTGTGGCACTGGAAGGTGTAGAAGTGGTGCCTGATAAAAAGTCTTTTTTCTGGAGCGGCCGTTACCATATGGATATGAACACCCGCGACTCACTGGTTACAGACCTGAACGTTCTGGCCGACTTTAATCCTATTATTCCTGAGAGCTACCAGAATGCTGAGTTTCTGATGCTGGGCAACCTGATGCCTAAGCTGCAGAAGTCGGTGATACAGCAGATGAAAAAACGTCCCAAGCTGATAGTACTGGATACTATGAACTTTTGGATGGACACTGCTATGGATGATTTGAAAGAGGTGTTAGGCATGGTGGATGTGTTGTTGATCAATGATAGCGAAGCACGCCAGTTATCTAATGAATTTTCATTAGTGAAAGCGGCGGCTAAAATACAGGCAATGGGCCCTCGTTACCTGATTATTAAAAAGGGGGAACATGGGGCGTTGCTATTCCACGAAAACAGCGTGTTTGTTGCACCTGCTTTACCACTGGAAGAAGTGTTTGACCCAACCGGAGCTGGTGATACGTTTGCCGGTGGTTTCATTGGCCATATTGCCAAAACCAAAGATGTATCGTTTGAAAACATGAAAACAGCTATTATAGTAGGTAGCGCCATGGCCAGCTTCTGTGTTGAAAAGTTTGGCACCCAGCGTTTAACCGAAATCAGCAAAGAAGATATTGATGCGCGCCTGGATGCTTTTGTGCAACTGGTGAATTTTGATATTGACCTGGTTGGATAA
- a CDS encoding PorP/SprF family type IX secretion system membrane protein: MRKKIAFCVGTIVMCLCVKAQQKPHYTQYILNQYILNPALTGIENYTDIKLSHRRQWAGLKDAPVTTYFTIQGPLNKKDYRTTATSFQVDGTNPRGNDYWQDYEAAAPHHGLGMQVINDQTGPLRNFSAYATYAYHMGIGARTSLAMGVGAGFFNIGLNADKLNFGNTQVDPAVYNSGTINVIKPDFMAGIYLYGADYFVGASVQQLMGQSVYFSNNKIGEGSKLTPHIFGTAGYRFLVGEDFNLIPSVMVKFVDPLPVQFDLNAKLQYHDFLWVGAGYRKNDGWNAMAGVNISNAFNISYSYDYTTSALNTVSSGSHEIVLGVILGNKYGDWCPKNIW, from the coding sequence ATGAGGAAGAAAATTGCATTTTGTGTGGGCACAATTGTGATGTGCCTGTGTGTGAAGGCGCAACAAAAGCCTCACTACACCCAGTATATACTTAACCAGTATATATTGAACCCCGCTTTAACAGGTATTGAAAACTACACAGACATTAAACTGAGCCATCGTCGTCAGTGGGCGGGCCTGAAAGATGCGCCTGTTACTACCTATTTTACTATCCAGGGGCCTTTAAATAAAAAGGATTACCGCACCACTGCCACTTCGTTCCAGGTAGACGGTACCAACCCGCGTGGTAACGATTACTGGCAGGATTATGAAGCCGCAGCACCGCACCACGGATTGGGCATGCAGGTGATCAATGACCAGACTGGTCCTTTACGCAATTTTTCTGCTTATGCTACTTACGCCTATCACATGGGCATTGGGGCGCGTACCAGCCTGGCAATGGGCGTTGGCGCGGGCTTTTTTAACATCGGTTTAAATGCCGATAAACTCAATTTTGGCAATACGCAGGTAGATCCTGCGGTATACAATAGCGGTACCATCAATGTAATCAAGCCCGATTTTATGGCAGGTATATACCTGTATGGTGCGGATTATTTTGTTGGTGCTTCGGTACAGCAGTTAATGGGGCAAAGTGTTTATTTCTCCAATAACAAAATAGGCGAAGGCAGTAAGCTAACGCCACACATTTTTGGTACAGCAGGTTACCGCTTCCTGGTGGGCGAAGATTTTAACCTGATTCCTTCGGTAATGGTAAAGTTTGTAGATCCATTACCGGTTCAGTTCGATTTGAATGCGAAGCTGCAATACCACGATTTTTTGTGGGTAGGTGCAGGCTATCGTAAAAATGATGGCTGGAACGCTATGGCAGGGGTGAACATCAGCAATGCATTTAATATCAGCTATTCTTACGACTATACCACTTCAGCATTGAATACAGTAAGCAGTGGATCGCACGAAATTGTACTGGGTGTGATACTGGGCAATAAGTATGGCGACTGGTGCCCTAAAAACATTTGGTAA